In Saccharomycodes ludwigii strain NBRC 1722 chromosome III, whole genome shotgun sequence, one DNA window encodes the following:
- the LYS5 gene encoding holo-[acyl-carrier-protein] synthase (similar to Saccharomyces cerevisiae YGL154C | LYS5 | LYSine requiring) gives MDHREIIQILNEKKKICLLIDASKYATILTNDSFKFEECLRIISKLTSDLRIINKILNKKSPKDKITSLTNILLQLYGCMLALTNGDVSQENSNDKNNIESNSIKFVKGKYGKPLLESSMPIKFSMTTDKLFSSMFLTKGLEDTEVGIDVANVINYCGSNCIDLFRDIFTEQEFNYLSTSPNATTELQKARLFTKYWSFKESYSKYTGEGLNCAFQKVNFGELTIEDDTTIKTYDLHDDIGLVLNFYSKWIDSNRVLTVCYKCSNDHKDNYIVHKRIDLRDVLNYLNGADIFD, from the coding sequence ATGGACCATAGAGAAATAATCCAAATActaaacgaaaaaaaaaaaatatgtttacTTATTGATGCTTCTAAATATGCAACTATATTAACAAAtgattcttttaaatttgaagaATGTCTAAGAATTATATCAAAATTAACATCTGATTTAcgaataataaacaaaattctaaataaaaagtctccaaaagataaaataacatcGTTAACAaacattttattacaattatATGGATGCATGCTTGCTCTTACAAACGGAGATGTATCACAGGAAAATAGTAATGATAAGAACAATATCGAAAGTAACAGCATCAAATTTGTCAAAGGTAAATATGGGAAGCCACTGCTAGAATCATCAATGCCAATAAAGTTTAGTATGACAACCGATAAACTGTTCTCCTCAATGTTTTTGACAAAAGGTTTAGAGGATACTGAAGTTGGGATCGATGTTGCAAATGTAATTAACTATTGTGGATCAAACTGCATAGATTTATTTAGGGATATTTTTACCGAGCAggaatttaattatttatccaCTTCTCCAAATGCTACAACAGAACTACAAAAAGCACGGTTATTTACCAAATATTGGTCATTTAAAGAGTCATATTCTAAATATACAGGCGAAGGTTTAAATTGTGCTTTCCAGAAGGTCAATTTCGGAGAATTAACTATAGAGGACGACACTACAATTAAAACCTATGATCTACATGACGATATTGGACTTGtgttgaatttttattctaaATGGATAGATTCTAATCGAGTTTTGACGGTTTGCTACAAGTGCTCTAATGACCATAAAGACAACTATATAGTGCATAAGCGTATAGATTTAAGGGATGTGcttaattatttaaacgGAGCcgatatttttgattaa
- the CDC43 gene encoding protein geranylgeranyltransferase type I subunit CDC43 (similar to Saccharomyces cerevisiae YGL155W | CDC43 | Cell Division Cycle), which produces MNDPRVEKKKLIRYFNRYLDIIPTVHQSSDVYKPGLIYYSLSGLSILYDNDGDYKNFVQEFKKNGSSTTIKSLFKIFDNKNDQNAIAGFIPTLTVLDTKPSNLNLSATFFSLLSLCILQEIDFLKDSDKYKIKNFVSKCQDLENTGGFVSYLDILGNPNNRLSGSQVDSIDLRFCYIAVSILYICGCKTILDYKKWIDTDKLLNFIFMDCYCKNTGGFGNGVEPHAGYTSCALGTLKLLGVKLPTTEMKNDTLSWLVHRQLTILANDSELKTDSEWYDSIDCGGFQGRENKFADTCYCFWCLNSLELLGDEMEKGSFMSLVDLKAVESYLLDVTQNKLLGGFAKNNANDPDLYHSFLGLAALALISGKFDSVLCVPKVCLK; this is translated from the coding sequence atgaATGATCCTAgagtggaaaaaaaaaaactaatacGATATTTTAATAGATATTTGGATATAATACCTACTGTTCACCAAAGTTCAGATGTTTATAAACCAGGtttgatatattattcCTTAAGCGGACTAAGCATTTTATATGATAATGATGGTGACTATAAGAACTTTGTTcaagaatttaaaaaaaacggttcttcaacaacaattaaaagtttatttaaaatttttgataataaaaatgatcaAAACGCAATTGCTGGCTTTATACCCACTTTAACAGTGCTAGATACTAAACCAagtaatttaaatttatctgctacttttttttctttactttCATTGTGCATACTTCAagaaattgattttttgaaGGATAGTGATAAATACAAGATTAAGAATTTTGTATCTAAATGCCAAGATCTTGAAAATACTGGTGGGTTTGTCTCCTACTTAGATATTTTAGGCAATCCGAACAATAGACTTAGTGGGAGCCAAGTTGACAGTATTGATTTAAGATTTTGTTACATCGCCGtttcaatattatatatttgtggGTGCAAAACTATATTAGATTACAAAAAATGGATAGATACAGATAAATTgttgaattttatttttatggatTGCTATTGTAAAAATACAGGTGGGTTTGGTAATGGTGTTGAACCGCATGCAGGTTATACCAGCTGTGCATTGGGcactttaaaattattaggCGTAAAATTACCGACTACGGAAATGAAAAACGATACTTTATCTTGGCTAGTGCACAGGCAACTAACGATATTAGCTAACGATTCCGAATTAAAAACAGACTCTGAATGGTACGACAGTATAGATTGCGGTGGATTTCAAGGGcgagaaaataaatttgcaGACACgtgttattgtttttggtgTTTGAATTCATTAGAATTATTAGGTGATGAAATGGAAAAAGGCTCGTTTATGTCATTGGTAGACTTAAAAGCAGTTGAATCATATTTACTAGACGTCACACAAAATAAACTACTCGGTGGCTTTGCGAAAAACAATGCGAATGACCCTGATTTGTACCATTCATTTTTAGGATTAGCAGCTTTGGCTTTGATTAGTGGAAAGTTTGATAGTGTTTTATGTGTTCCTAAAGTATGTTTGAAATAG
- the HEM25 gene encoding Hem25p (similar to Saccharomyces cerevisiae YDL119C | HEM25 | HEMe synthesis by SLC25 family member), protein MSTNSNEKTLSHLIGGFVGGLTSALVLQPFDLLKTRVQQTGTTTISECIKNINHPLELWRGSLPSCLRTSIGSGLYLSSLHLVRSTLAKTKQSTSKGSSSTALTNININKSSNLPKLSPQENLLSGAVTRAIVGLFTMPITVIKVRFESTLYNYKTINEAIRDINSKQGINGFFKGVGPTVARDAPYAGLYVLLYENCKTFLPNYILSSNNKVDITTGKFTTPVSTLINASSAIIAATLATTFTSPFDTIKTRMQLEPKLNKTFLSTTLNIIKNEHLSNLFDGLSLRLIRKSLSAGIAWGIYEELIKRFMA, encoded by the coding sequence ATGTCTACCAATTCAAATGAAAAAACTTTGTCTCATTTAATAGGTGGATTTGTAGGCGGTTTAACGTCTGCATTAGTTTTGCAACCATTCGACTTACTAAAAACAAGAGTTCAACAGACtggaacaacaacaatctCAGAATgtatcaaaaatataaatcatCCTTTAGAACTATGGAGAGGCTCATTGCCCTCATGCTTAAGAACTTCTATAGGAAGTGGTTTATACTTGTCTTCCTTACATTTAGTTAGATCCACGCTAGCCAAAACTAAACAATCGACATCAAAGGGCAGCAGCAGCACCGCTTTAACAAATATCAACATTAATAAGAGTAGCAATCTACCGAAATTATCACCTcaagaaaatttattatcaggTGCAGTGACAAGAGCAATTGTTGGTTTATTTACTATGCCAATAACTGTTATCAAAGTCAGGTTTGAATCCACATTGTACAattataaaacaattaatgAGGCGATTCGAGATATCAATAGCAAACAAGGTATAAATGGGTTTTTTAAGGGAGTCGGTCCTACTGTAGCAAGAGACGCTCCCTATGCAGGGTTGTACGTTTTGTTGTATGAAAAttgtaaaacttttttaccAAACTATATCCTTTCCAGCAATAATAAGGTTGATATAACTACTGGCAAATTCACTACTCCCGTGTCTACCTTAATAAATGCATCTTCAGCAATAATAGCAGCAACTTTAGCAACGACATTTACTTCGCCTTTTGATACAATAAAAACTAGGATGCAATTGGAACCTAAGCTAAACAAAACTTTCCTGAGTACtactttaaatattataaagaaTGAACatttatcaaatttatttGATGGTCTATCTTTAAGGTTGATCAGAAAATCATTAAGTGCGGGCATAGCATGGGGCATTTATGAGGAGttaattaaaagatttatgGCCTAA
- the PEX14 gene encoding Pex14p (similar to Saccharomyces cerevisiae YGL153W | PEX14 | PEroXisome related) — protein sequence MSSVNNDKDHDLYESALEFLREENIKNAPDLEKIKFLKSKNLTDQQITKALNQVKSEQRQDNSNNNNNNNNNNNNNKSSNSYNDNIPQRIPLEYYAVPPPLPRRDWKDYFVMATTTAGIAYGVYSITKKYILPRILPKEQNQLDKDKTEIEDQFSRLDKVLENIEKEQTDLKNLEREKLEKLDQTIKELSAALEDTETTKEKLESEFRLMKAELLNLQNTIDKFFLENSHIHDLQQVNQELTSLKNLINKNIASALPEINGSDIEASQQKEPRKILTPKEIPSASDILSKMKLKPKLNNGTSPSPEPAWKAASSSDGVNSNKESHVPEWQLNIMRDPDEDITSSTYEKEEEKKEEKSDENSS from the coding sequence ATGTCAAGtgtaaataatgataagGACCACGATTTATATGAATCAGCTTTAGAATTTTTaagagaagaaaatattaagaaTGCCCCTGATCTTGagaaaatcaaatttttaaaaagtaaaaatttGACTGATCAACAAATTACAAAGGCTTTAAATCAAGTCAAATCAGAACAGAGACaagataatagtaataataataataataataataataataataataataataaaagtagcAACAGCtacaatgataatattccCCAACGTATACCTCTAGAATACTACGCTGTACCACCACCATTACCACGTAGGGACTGGAAAGATTATTTCGTTATGGCAACCACTACTGCAGGTATCGCATATGGAGTCTATTCAATTAccaaaaagtatatattGCCTAGAATATTACCCAAAGAGCAAAATCAGTTGGATAAGGACAAAACAGAAATTGAGGATCAATTTAGTAGATTGGATAaagttttggaaaatattgaaaaagagCAGacagatttaaaaaacctggaaagagaaaaattggaaaaattggACCAAACCATAAAGGAATTAAGTGCTGCCTTGGAGGATACTGAAACAACTAAGGAAAAACTAGAAAGTGAATTCAGACTAATGAAAGCCGAACTATTAAACCTACAAAATACTATCgataaatttttcttggaaAATTCTCATATTCATGATTTGCAACAAGTTAATCAAGAATTGACATCTTTGAAgaatttaataaacaaaaatatagcTTCTGCGTTACCTGAGATAAATGGTAGTGATATTGAAGCTTCTCAACAAAAGGAACCCCGAAAAATTTTGACTCCAAAAGAGATTCCATCTGCTTCTGACATTTTGTCCAAAATGAAACTGAAACCTAAGTTAAATAACGGTACGTCTCCATCACCTGAGCCTGCATGGAAAGCGGCATCTTCCAGTGACGGtgttaatagtaataaagaAAGCCATGTTCCTGAGTGgcaattaaatattatgcGTGATCCTGATGAAGATATTACTTCTTCCACatatgaaaaagaagaggaaaaaaaagaggaaaaaagtGATGAAAACTCCTCATGA